Genomic window (Equus asinus isolate D_3611 breed Donkey chromosome 13, EquAss-T2T_v2, whole genome shotgun sequence):
GCAGGAAGAACCGACGGATCTTTACCTACACTGACTCTGATAGATACACCAATTTGGAGGAGGTATTGTTCCTAATGAGGTCCCATAGCTtccatctcctttccctcccctaGCTTTCTGGCCTCACTAGGTTCTGTGTGTTAAGTCAGAAGCCTGTTAAGGAGAAACAGCCTGTCTAGGAACCGCCTGGTGCTGCTGGCAGCCAAGCTAAGTAGGGTGGGCATGGTCTGCAGGTGGTGTGGCTGctgctcccttctctgcctgctgGAGGGCCTGGGGGAGCCAGCAATGTCTCTGATGATAGGCTTACAGACTGCAAACTAGAAAAAGGAGCCACCAGGCTTGACTTCCTCCATGCATCACGTGATAAGACAAGTGGGTGGAGTCTTGAACCAGCCAGATAAAATTCATCAGGAGATTCAGCCAAAACTCTTGGTATCTGGGTTTGTAAAGGAATTCAGCACAGCCATGGAGAATGACTTAAGTTCTCAATTTGTTTGTGCCAACATACCCTTGTGGACTTGTTTTACACTTTCTTCAGTCACTGTATAATATCTTCTGTCTTCTCACTGAGATTTTAAACTCCTTGAGAGTAGAgcctgtattttctgatttttgtttatgatCTTGTAGATCTCTGCAAGGTGCAGGTGTTAAATGAATGTTTTTGAAAGATTGATGCTTGTATTAGGAAAGCAGTGGGTTGGTAGTGtataaaatttgggttgtcttttGGAAAAGTAAAGCAAATTACAGTTAGTGCTCAGTTAGCCATGTGAGGATTTTCCACAGAATACTTACGTCCCATCTGGCATCTTCTGACTACCTGGTTAACGTCAACATCTACCAGGCAAACTCACCCAACTTTTCGTTGGTATGTGCTCAGAGATTGAAGAGTCATTTTAATATTAGCACAAATAAACTCATTTCTGAAGGGTAGTATGCAGCTAAAATCTTAGGGCAAATCAAGGTGTGGGAGGAATCTTCTTTGGGTCGTTTGTGCCACTGCTCCCCTCTGTTAGCATGTATAATTGTGAGGTGTCTTTACCTGTTAGGTCAGGTCCTGGATGAGGTTTCCGAAGGAAAACTTGCCTTCAGGTATTTGGTCCCATGTGGCCCTGACTAGATGGGTTACACGGGGCTTCTCTCTTTTCCCAGCACTGTCAGAAAATGACCACTGCAGCCAGCGAGGTGCCATCATTCTTGGTCGAGCGAATGGCAAATGTCAGGCGGCGACGGCAGGACAGGCGAGGGATGTGAGTGCAAGGGTGTATGGGGACTGTGGGGGGCCTTCATGGTCCTTTACGCCAGTGTTCTCGATATGTCCACCAACTGGAGCTTCCCATTCTGCAGTAGGCCCCCACCTGGGTATGCTCCTCTGTGTTCCTCCTTCAGGCTCTTTGGGGGTGCCAGAGAAGTGACCTTTCCTGTGGTGTCTCTCAGGGAGGGCGGCATCCTCAAGTCACGAATCGTTACCTGGGAACCCTCAGAAGAGTTCGTCAGGAACAATCATGTCATCAACACCCCTCTTCAGACAATGTACATCATGGCAGACCTGGGACCCTATGGAAAGTGAGTGAAGCTTCTCGCTGCCCAGCTCACATCCTCATCCTCACCTCTTCTCACTAACCATCCCCTACTTGTTACAGGCATCCGGGGTGTATAGGGGGAgggactttttcttctttttcttcttagttgtactcgggagaaaatattttaccatGATAATGCTCCCTAGAGCCTCTGTCCTCTCCCTGATGTGGGCTGActacttcttcctctttctctggaGGTGGGACCAGCGATCCTGAACCTTGgtgttgatttcctgttttctagGCTTGGCTATAAGAAGTATGAACATGTCCTCTGTACTCTGAAGGTGGACAGCAATGGTGTGATCACAGTAAAACCTGACTTCACCGGCCTCAAAGGACCCTACAGGtgtggagaggaagaaaagggtaGTGGAGGCTGGCATTCCTTCCCTTGGCTTCTCTTCTTGGCCCTAGTGGAAAAGCTTCTCAGACAGCCCTTCCTCTGTTCTAACTTAAATTCCCAGGCAATGGTTCATATTCTATTCTGGGTCATAGACGCTTAGAATTCTAGGCATCTTTTTCTCAGAAAACATGCAACTACACCAATTTGAAAGTGATAACTCCAGCTGTGTAGCGATGTGAAAATAGTTCTCTGTGCTGCTGAACATAAGAACTAACCAGAAGAAGGAGAGATGAACTCAGCCAGGTCTTTTCCTCCAGGCTGATTGTTCCTCATCTCTCTGTATTAGAGTAACAGCTGTAAATTAGAAATTATCCAGACCCACCTGTCCATTTTTCAAGTGAGAGAATGGGGTGCCAGGGATGTTGTGTTTAGGGTTTCACCATGACTTTAAGGCAGAATTGCGCCCAGAACCTTTACCCTCTGAGTCTAGTCTGGTGCCCTTTCTGCTTTGCTGTTTTGTGTCCCTCGCCTTGTTGTATTTCTGGCCATTTTCGTTATCATATACTGTAAGTGAGTTGTGTGGCCAGTGATGGCTCATCCTTGGGCTAGGTCTGGGGGACCCATCTCTTATTTTCAGAGTTGGTCTTTTTGTGGCTTTGACCTTACAGAATCGAGACCGAGGGGGAGAAACAGGAGCTGTGGAAGTATACGATTGACAACGTGTCCTCCCTCGCACAGCCGGAGGAGGAGGAGCGGGAACAGCGTGTGTTCAAGGATGTAAGAGCTCGTTCACTCCAAGTACCAAAGGGATGAGCCTCAGTGCCTGGGAGCTGAGACCGTGTCTGAGGTTGATGTCAGCACTTGCAAGGTCTGCTGTTAATGGCCCTCTTGACTTAGGAAGCATTGCTGACATATCAGACACAAGCTTTTGATcataatataacaataataataacaatgaccaTTTATTTGAGCATTTACCATGCTCTGTGGTAGGCACTTCacatactttatttcatttagacCGTACAACAACACTTTGAAgtgaatgcttttatttttaccattttatatatgagaaattGAGGTTGAGAAGCTAAGCAgtctgcccaaggtcacgtagCCTGTAAGAGCAAGAACTGTAAGAGCAAGTCCCAGACCAGCGGATTCCAGAGCCTCAGTGCTTCACTTTAAAACGTCAGTGGCTGGGGTGATGCATAGGCCTCCAGCTCTCTGCGGCATTCCCCAGTactgcttctctccctcccatTCAGACTGAACCTGGTCTGGCGGGGATCGCATCTTGAGTCTTGGTTTGGTTTGTTCCCTCAGCTTTATGGCCGGCACAAGGAGTATCTCAATAGCCTCGTGGGCACTGACTTCGAGATGGTGAGTAGCTTGGCTTCTTGCAGCACCGTGAGCTGGGCTTAGCCGGAGCATTCTGACTGTGGCTGAGTAATAGTGCCTCTCGCAAAGGTCCTAAGACATACTCTTCAGTGTAAAAAGGAAGTCAAACAATAGTGTACAGATTATAATCCTTATGTGTTTTAAAACATTGTATGTTGATATAGAACTGTTAGTGTACAGAAAAAGGTGTGAAAGGGTGCACACATGCCGTGGGTGGTTTTCTCTGGGAGGGGTGGGATTGGGAGATGGTAGATGGGTATTGGGTGGTGAGAGAgatttctacttttattctctAAACTTAGGtagttttgaatttttatcaATGGTAATGCACTCATGTATAactttatagttaattttcaaaataaatataaagatgaaaaagtcTTCCGCACTCTTCATGTGGCTGTTTTTCGTAAGTGCCCCGTAGAGAAAGAAGGGGCATCATTTCTGGTTGTCAAATagtttagcttttaaaaaacaaagcgaAATAGTTTGTCAGTTATCCTGTGGTCCTGTTCTTTGTCTTCCCTCACTCCAGGAGTTTTGTTTCTAGATCTGAAACAAGGATAAAATTACCCAGTGATCTCCCCCCCTCTAAAAAATtaactttcaatatttttatattgcatTAGCAACATATGTTCAGTTTTAAAAGTTAGATAAAATAGatacacaaataattaacaaAGGAAACTCCCTTGTTTCTTGACTTCAGCCATCTAAAGGGAGCGGGGTCTGCAGCTTCCCACTGTACACCAAGGGGCAGCTGTTTTTGCTTCCCTTGGCCATTCTTGTAAATTTCCTGTACTGTGTTGCCTTCCCTGCcatttaaattatttgcttttttcctacTGTACAAATTTTAGACATGAAGGAAACTGATCTGTGGAGAagtggcagggtggggaggaagtgCGACAGTGACACACCCAGATCTGACATCCAGGGTCAGGTCTTCTGGGGATTTGTGGACAGGCTGGGGGAGACGTGCTGCTTCCTTCCAGACCTCCTGATCTTtccccacttctctctcccttAGACTGTCCCAGGTGCCCTCCGGCTCTTTGTGAATGGAGAGGTAGGTAAGTGTCTTGCCCAGACAGAGATCTCTTGATGCTTGGGCAAGTGCCCACATACAGCTGTAAAGGATTCCACCTCCCCCAGTGGAGGCCTTGGGTTGTCTGAAGTACGTGGGAAACTCAGTCACGAGTCTTTTCTGGAAACGCAGTGTTCCTGGCCCTTGAGGGACTTGCTTTCAGAAGTGTGTAGGCTCTTCAGGATTGGGTTGGGTGCTAAGGGTGATAGGAGAATAAGCTGAAATAGTTTCCTGTTTTCTTAGTTTCAGCCCAAGGCTATGAGTATGACAATCTCTACGTCCACTTCTTTGTGGAGTTGCCAACTTCTAGTAAGTACTAttccttgtctgtcttttttatatcCATTCTGACAGTTTTCTAGAGGCATTTGGTAAGGCTTCTTTCCCCACTCCTACTAAAACTGTTACTCCTCTTTTCAAGGTCATAGATCACTTCCAAGTTGTCAAATCCTATAGTGacttttctgctttctccttACTTGGGCTGTCAGAAGCATTTCATGTGGCTTACTTTTCCTCACTGAAACTCTTGGCTTCTGGCTCCAcgctcctctcttctctttccttggtgGCTCACTAGCCTCCTTGGCTGATTCCTTATCTTCTGTTGATCTTAAACTATTAGAATATCCAAAGCTGGGCCTGGGCCTTCTGTTACTCTCTCTACAGTTTTTCTGGGTGGTCTCATCCATCCCATGGCTTGAATACTGTTTATATGTCTCAGACTCCCAGATTTCTGTCTCTGGCCTTGGCCTCCCCcttgaactccagactcataGCCAGTTACCTCTTTGTCATTTCTGCTTAACATGACCAAAGGAACTCTTGATTCTCCCTCTTGTTTCAAACCTGTCCTTATGATTTTCCCCATTTAGCAGAATGGCAATGTCAGCCACTTAGTTACTGATGCCAAAAACCTAGGAGACGTCCTTGTTTCTTCACTTTCTCTGGCTCCCTACAGCCAGTCATTCCATCAGCAATTCCTGTCAGCTCTGTCTTCAAGAGATGTCCTGAATTGTCTGTTCTCTTGAGCACCCTGTCCCAAGCCACCGTCATCTCTTGCCTAGGCTGGTGCATTAAGTTTTTAGCTTAGCCTGTTGCTTCCTCACTTGCTCCCTCTTACAGTTAATTTGCCACATACACGACAGCGAAAGTGAGCCTTAGAGATGTACACCAGCTGTATGTCTCTTGAGCTTACAACTCCCACGGCTTCCCCTTGCACTTAGAGTAAAATCCACACTCCAAGCCCTGAATGAGCTGGCCCTGCCTTTCTCTCCCTTGCAACGTTTCAGCCATACTTTCTTTCTGCTCTTGAACACGCCGAGTTCTTTTACACCATAGGGCCTTTTGAGGACCATTTCCTTTGTCTGAAGCTCTTTCTGTTGTATCTTTGCATGACTGGTTCTTCTTGAGTTTAGGTCTCAGCCTAAGTGTCACCTCTGAGAAGTCTTCCTCACCACTCACTCTAAATGAGCCTCCAGGTTACTCAGTCCCTTCCTCAGCTTATTTTTagtatagcatttatcactacctGATAGCCTCTTGTGGTTGGTTTGTTGTCTGTCTGCCCCTATTAGAATGTTAGCTCCATGAGAGACAGGGATCTTTTCTATCTGGTCACCAAAATATCCCAATGGCTGGTCATAGCACATAGCAGACACTCAGTaaagttaaatgaatgaatgattgcatgaatgagtgaatgaatggctaaaggaactttgtttttttccccaactaCTTGCTCTCCTCCCAGGTAAACTCACTATATCTGGTCTTTGGCTTTCAGACTGGTCAAGCCCAGCGTTCCAGCAGCTCTCAGGAATAACACAGACCTGTGCGACCAAGTCCCTGGGAATGGTATGGACAGCGAGAGGGGCTACCTAGAAGGAAATAGGACTCTGTTCCTGGGGTGGCATCTGAAGATTTATTGGCCTGGCAGCAATGCCCTCTGGGGAGAATTCCAGAGttgggcctggcccttctccgCGGGCTCTGCAGCGCCGCCTGGTCcaggctcctctctctgcctttttgaGAATGGTAGCAGCTTGATTTGCGGGGTCCCTTCACCTCTCAGCCTCTTATTTCCTACCTGGGctgatagtttttctttttctcttgtaaagGTGTTCTTGACATTGGCCACAGGGAGAACAAATTCCAAGAGAGGCCTTGCCCACCCCATGACACTGAGTATGAAATAACACTCCTCCTTTTTAGGACAAGGTGGCTTACTTCTCCTACCCGTTCACATTTGAGGCCTCCTTCCTCCACGAGGACGAATCTGCTGGTGAGTGGCTCAGCAGTGGATCCTAGGCCTTCGGTCTCCTCACGCGGTGCCCTCTCTTGGTGAAGGCCTCTTATGACCTGGCTGCTTCTCTCCCTCGCACAGATGCTCTCCCGGAGTGGCCTGTGCTCTACTGCGAGGTCCTCTCACTGGACTTCTGGCAGAGGTATCGTGTGGAAGGCTACGGGGCTGTGGTGCTGCCTGCCACCCCAGGTGACCTTTTGTCCCTGCCTTTCACGTGGCCCACATGCCCTGGCTCCTAGGAACAAGATTAACACTTCCAAAAGATTCAGCCACTTCCAGTGAGAAGTAGGGATAATTAGGAATTAGAAGCATTTCTCTTACAAGATTCCTTGCCCCTTTTGAGGCATTTTTCCCCCTCCATTAGAGACAGCTGAGTGAAATTCCAACTAACTGCGAAGTTGAGCAGCCTGGGCGTCCCTGATAGCTGCTCCACGCTCCTCTGATTTGACTTGCGGCCCTCAGGGAGAGGCTGCCTGGCAGAAATGAGCTTTCAGCATATGTGTAGTGAATGAATCAGcgttcattttgaaataatagcCGTTATCTTctgttgtgtgccaggcattgtgctaagtgcttcttctttaattttcccaCCCACTTTGTGAGGTATAGGtgttactatttccattttactaGGTGAGGAGAatgaggctcggagaggttaagaaacttgtccTGGTATACAGGTGAGaactggcagagctgagatttgaatgtCTGTCCCACTGATTTCCAAACAGGTGCCCTAAACTGCCATGATAACCTTCGCCAGAGGTCAGGTCGTCACCAGACCAGGTGTTTTACTGGTGGCTAGGACTGTGTCATTGCTGGAGAGTCAGTGAGGGACCACAGGCCCTTTCTGGCCCTGGCACCGTTCTCATCATGCACAGGCTCACACACCCTGACGGTCTCCACGTGGAGACCCATGGAGCTTGGCACCGTGGCTGAGCTGAGGAGGTTTTTCATCGGCGGTTCTCTGGAACTGGAGGACATCTCCTACGTGCGGATACCAGGAACCTTCAAGGTGACTTTTGTCTCTGTGGAGACTTCATGCTGGGAACTTGTGTTCCTATCTCTTCTGTAGAAGGTGGGGTCTGAGTTAAGGTCCCTTGTTCATTGCTTCATTGTTATTTAGCCTCTTTCTTCCTGTGGCTTAAGCTGGAAGTCATGGCCACATCTTGACCTAGGTGCAAATGTCTACTCTGCTATCCTAGGAGATCTTTGGAAAATAGTATACTTAGACATTTCCCTTGATCCCCATCAGAATAGCTGGCCCCTCCTTCCAGCCCATCAGTGAGGCCTCAGTTGgaggtgaggaggattggcaggcaGCCTGTGAGACTGCTTATTCTCAAATGAAGTTGGAATGTTCCCTGATTTACAGTTGGGAGCCCAGTGTTAGCCTTGAGGTGATGGAGTCTGGGTCCTGGAAAGTGGTTTCCCCAACAACTGTTCTCCCCAAGAATGGGAATAAGAACAGGAGGAGGCCAGCATGGTGCCTGGGGTCTAGAAACCACAGAAAGCTGATGCTAACTGCGTGCCACAGGGGGAGCGTCTGAGCCGCTTTGGACTCCGCACAGAGACCACAGGCAGTGTCACCTTCCGTTTGCACTGTCTGCAGCAGTCCAGGTGAGTCACCCTGGCCCTCTGCCTCGGGGCTGCTTATCCCTGAGGGCCAGAGAGCAACCGTGGCCACGTAGCGGGCTCCCCTGCAGGGCCTTCATGGAGTCGAGTTCCCTCCGGAAAAGGATGCGGAGTGTGTTGGACCGTCTGGAAGGATTCAGCCAGCAGAGTTCTATTCACAGTGTGCTGGGTACGTTCCCCGCTTTCCCCAGCTGCCACCCAGGGTCAGCATGGGCCACGCTCCTCGCCACATCAGTAGCTGACTACTGTACTTGCTTCCCTTGCAGAGGCCTTCCGTCGGGCCCGGCGCCGCATGCAGGAGGCCCGAGAAAGCCTTCCCCAGGACCTAGTGGGCCCCTCGGGAGCCACGGTCTCCTAGCTCACTGCAGCCCTGGCCCTCCGTGCAAGAGGACAAGTCAAGCGCTATCTAAGGCCGGTGCCCTCCTGCCTCTTCATCCTTCTTATTAGAGACCACTTTGACCTGCTAAGAAAGTCCCAGGCTGACGCCTCTGCCTAGTCTTCAGCAGGGTCTTCTCCCTGCCAGGTGGCAATAAACCAGAGACCCTGTGCCCCCCATATGGTCCCCATCTTCATATTTCAACTACTGCAAGTGGGCATCACAACAAGGCAGGCTTTTTGGTTTGACACGAGTTTGGGGTAACCCCATAGTTAGTTCTGTCCTTGACACAGCCTCTTTTCTGTCTCATCTCAGTCTCAGTTGCAGAGGGCTGCAGGTACCTTATGCTCCACAACCCTTTTTACAAATGGAGGctcaagaaagaagaaggaaggtgTGAGAGATCTTAAATTCCTGGCCCAGGAGGCTCAGCATCCTCTTTCCAGAGTAGCCTCATCCTACTGCATGGGGCTTATTGCATTTGAGATATACCTTATTTTTGGAGTAAATGAAGGCTAAAGGTAGTGCGCAGTCCTTTCTGCTAGCAGGGTGGTatcttttattgtgttttttctaCATAAACACCTTTTATACTGACTGACGTTCTGTTGGCTGTTTGTCTGCTCAGCCTGCTGGCATGTCTGAGATAGCCTCAGTGTTGGAGCCCCTAAcgctgctgcccctccccttttCCTACTCCAGAGCATTTCTTTTGATGCTCTTAACTCAGCCCCCAAGAGAGGCTTAGAGGTTAGTGCCAGCTGTGTCTTGGCAGCCCTCCTCTTAAACATCTGGAACAAAGCACGGGACTAGGGTCACGCCCTCCCCAGCCCAGTGCAAAAACCAGTGTGTGCCCTGAGCAGTGCTTTATTGGTAGAAGCAGAGTGTGCTTCCCAGCCTGCAGGCTCCAGAGAAAGATTGTGAGGTGGCTAGAGGCTGGGACTATGTGGCCTCCCAGTCATGGGCAGGGGTCGGGGACAAGCTGGGAAATAGGAGATAGGGGCTGGAAACCCTCCAGATGACTATTCTCAGATGAGGGCCTCGCTTGGCTCACAAGTCCTTACACCTGGAG
Coding sequences:
- the MKS1 gene encoding tectonic-like complex member MKS1 isoform X3, translating into MAEAVWSTDTGEAVYRSRDPVRNLRLRVHLQRITSSNFLHYQPAAQLGKDLIDLATFRPPPTARGGHRPDEDEEEEVVIGWQEKLFSQFEVDLYQNEAACQSPLDHQYRQEILKLENSGGRKNRRIFTYTDSDRYTNLEEHCQKMTTAASEVPSFLVERMANVRRRRQDRRGMEGGILKSRIVTWEPSEEFVRNNHVINTPLQTMYIMADLGPYGKLGYKKYEHVLCTLKVDSNGVITVKPDFTGLKGPYRIETEGEKQELWKYTIDNVSSLAQPEEEEREQRVFKDLYGRHKEYLNSLVGTDFEMTVPGALRLFVNGEVVSAQGYEYDNLYVHFFVELPTSNWSSPAFQQLSGITQTCATKSLGMDKVAYFSYPFTFEASFLHEDESADALPEWPVLYCEVLSLDFWQRYRVEGYGAVVLPATPGSHTLTVSTWRPMELGTVAELRRFFIGGSLELEDISYVRIPGTFKGERLSRFGLRTETTGSVTFRLHCLQQSRAFMESSSLRKRMRSVLDRLEGFSQQSSIHSVLEAFRRARRRMQEARESLPQDLVGPSGATVS
- the MKS1 gene encoding tectonic-like complex member MKS1 isoform X4, which translates into the protein MAEAVWSTDTGEAVYRSRDPVRNLRLRVHLQRITSSNFLHYQPAAQLGKDLIDLATFRPPPTASGHRPDEDEEEEVVIGWQEKLFSQFEVDLYQNEAACQSPLDHQYRQEILKLENSGGRKNRRIFTYTDSDRYTNLEEHCQKMTTAASEVPSFLVERMANVRRRRQDRRGMEGGILKSRIVTWEPSEEFVRNNHVINTPLQTMYIMADLGPYGKLGYKKYEHVLCTLKVDSNGVITVKPDFTGLKGPYRIETEGEKQELWKYTIDNVSSLAQPEEEEREQRVFKDLYGRHKEYLNSLVGTDFEMTVPGALRLFVNGEVVSAQGYEYDNLYVHFFVELPTSNWSSPAFQQLSGITQTCATKSLGMDKVAYFSYPFTFEASFLHEDESADALPEWPVLYCEVLSLDFWQRYRVEGYGAVVLPATPGSHTLTVSTWRPMELGTVAELRRFFIGGSLELEDISYVRIPGTFKGERLSRFGLRTETTGSVTFRLHCLQQSRAFMESSSLRKRMRSVLDRLEGFSQQSSIHSVLEAFRRARRRMQEARESLPQDLVGPSGATVS
- the MKS1 gene encoding tectonic-like complex member MKS1 isoform X6 produces the protein MAEAVWSTDTGEAVYRSRDPVRNLRLRVHLQRITSSNFLHYQPAAQLGKDLIDLATFRPPPTASGHRPDEDEEEEVVIGWQEKLFSQFEVDLYQNEAACQSPLDHQYRQEILKLENSGGRKNRRIFTYTDSDRYTNLEEHCQKMTTAASEVPSFLVERMANVRRRRQDRRGMEGGILKSRIVTWEPSEEFVRNNHVINTPLQTMYIMADLGPYGKLGYKKYEHVLCTLKVDSNGVITVKPDFTGLKGPYRIETEGEKQELWKYTIDNVSSLAQPEEEEREQRVFKDLYGRHKEYLNSLVGTDFEMTVPGALRLFVNGEVVSAQGYEYDNLYVHFFVELPTSNWSSPAFQQLSGITQTCATKSLGMDKVAYFSYPFTFEASFLHEDESADALPEWPVLYCEVLSLDFWQRYRVEGYGAVVLPATPGSHTLTVSTWRPMELGTVAELRRFFIGGSLELEDISYVRIPGTFKGLHGVEFPPEKDAECVGPSGRIQPAEFYSQCAGGLPSGPAPHAGGPRKPSPGPSGPLGSHGLLAHCSPGPPCKRTSQALSKAGALLPLHPSY
- the MKS1 gene encoding tectonic-like complex member MKS1 isoform X1; its protein translation is MAEAVWSTDTGEAVYRSRDPVRNLRLRVHLQRITSSNFLHYQPAAQLGKDLIDLATFRPPPTARGGHRPDEDEEEEVVIGWQEKLFSQFEVDLYQNEAACQSPLDHQYRQEILKLENSGGRKNRRIFTYTDSDRYTNLEEHCQKMTTAASEVPSFLVERMANVRRRRQDRRGMEGGILKSRIVTWEPSEEFVRNNHVINTPLQTMYIMADLGPYGKLGYKKYEHVLCTLKVDSNGVITVKPDFTGLKGPYRIETEGEKQELWKYTIDNVSSLAQPEEEEREQRVFKDLYGRHKEYLNSLVGTDFEMTVPGALRLFVNGEVVSAQGYEYDNLYVHFFVELPTSNWSSPAFQQLSGITQTCATKSLGMDKVAYFSYPFTFEASFLHEDESADALPEWPVLYCEVLSLDFWQRYRVEGYGAVVLPATPGSHTLTVSTWRPMELGTVAELRRFFIGGSLELEDISYVRIPGTFKGERLSRFGLRTETTGSVTFRLHCLQQSSGLPCRAFMESSSLRKRMRSVLDRLEGFSQQSSIHSVLEAFRRARRRMQEARESLPQDLVGPSGATVS
- the MKS1 gene encoding tectonic-like complex member MKS1 isoform X2, which codes for MAEAVWSTDTGEAVYRSRDPVRNLRLRVHLQRITSSNFLHYQPAAQLGKDLIDLATFRPPPTASGHRPDEDEEEEVVIGWQEKLFSQFEVDLYQNEAACQSPLDHQYRQEILKLENSGGRKNRRIFTYTDSDRYTNLEEHCQKMTTAASEVPSFLVERMANVRRRRQDRRGMEGGILKSRIVTWEPSEEFVRNNHVINTPLQTMYIMADLGPYGKLGYKKYEHVLCTLKVDSNGVITVKPDFTGLKGPYRIETEGEKQELWKYTIDNVSSLAQPEEEEREQRVFKDLYGRHKEYLNSLVGTDFEMTVPGALRLFVNGEVVSAQGYEYDNLYVHFFVELPTSNWSSPAFQQLSGITQTCATKSLGMDKVAYFSYPFTFEASFLHEDESADALPEWPVLYCEVLSLDFWQRYRVEGYGAVVLPATPGSHTLTVSTWRPMELGTVAELRRFFIGGSLELEDISYVRIPGTFKGERLSRFGLRTETTGSVTFRLHCLQQSSGLPCRAFMESSSLRKRMRSVLDRLEGFSQQSSIHSVLEAFRRARRRMQEARESLPQDLVGPSGATVS
- the MKS1 gene encoding tectonic-like complex member MKS1 isoform X5; the encoded protein is MTTAASEVPSFLVERMANVRRRRQDRRGMEGGILKSRIVTWEPSEEFVRNNHVINTPLQTMYIMADLGPYGKLGYKKYEHVLCTLKVDSNGVITVKPDFTGLKGPYRIETEGEKQELWKYTIDNVSSLAQPEEEEREQRVFKDLYGRHKEYLNSLVGTDFEMTVPGALRLFVNGEVVSAQGYEYDNLYVHFFVELPTSNWSSPAFQQLSGITQTCATKSLGMDKVAYFSYPFTFEASFLHEDESADALPEWPVLYCEVLSLDFWQRYRVEGYGAVVLPATPGSHTLTVSTWRPMELGTVAELRRFFIGGSLELEDISYVRIPGTFKGERLSRFGLRTETTGSVTFRLHCLQQSRAFMESSSLRKRMRSVLDRLEGFSQQSSIHSVLEAFRRARRRMQEARESLPQDLVGPSGATVS